Proteins encoded in a region of the Candidatus Paceibacterota bacterium genome:
- a CDS encoding fibronectin type III domain-containing protein — MKTRSKPLGSKYASSRLGFTIIELLIVMGITAVLATLGGATYYNAVKKDQLESSAKEIVARLEKAKTKAVNQEQGDYWGVHFEANANSNYSSYAIFKGVAARSDNLSDQKFLGNGVNFLSPDPNGITTMDVVFNKSTGTIKDNADYLISLSDGGSNTVSIYVKKDGLISLGTPAVLQLLGVPAQSSPSDGVVLGMVSTQTLSWASVSGAQKYRLQVANDINFNSLFYDGTIANTSYLVTGLQPYVTYYWRVNAYNPANGSSLWSATRTFATTTTPTAPRSFAIAAGDAQNTLTWLIPTTTGGPAITNYKIHWGTTTGSYPNVISVGNVTNYIHTGLTNGTTYYYKIAAVNALGEGTLTSEASATPQALPIPGTPVLATIYNNYIGSPFSISIPFTSQLTITGCQYSIDGGTTWTSANVSGALPNFNCAIQNVTATNGASLSIGMRATTSGGTSTPTYTTKTVDSIGPTVSDSWTNNWTATSPVVVNLTSVDNQYLNNAQFSDINSSYNPGWDTSLNLTYAPSTGFASGYNGGVSSPAIGYHAHINPTAGIDGTPCFEYIDKNCTYGFCHRWLGTSYSLGTAASRNWSAGTQITVTMDGKVDATGKPVSFGLYYTNLGGTTSFLSGQPQQTFSAINIWETKTYTFTLVGDIDVSKGISLYIYGQYGSEGTLWIDNVKLFTAGSGVATTKYCVDTANTCVPASGTIGTSTSVTCGAGTVCTQYVRYASWDNIGNAGNIYSKPVRQDSQLPTNPTLTATGGASQVVLNWTAATDAGSGLNTTTPYKVVFATGATAPANCSSGTVIYSGTAITYTHTGLTNG; from the coding sequence ATGAAAACTAGGTCAAAACCATTGGGCTCTAAATATGCGTCATCGCGGTTAGGTTTTACTATAATTGAGCTCTTGATTGTGATGGGTATTACGGCGGTTTTAGCTACTTTAGGTGGGGCAACTTATTATAATGCCGTCAAAAAAGACCAGTTGGAGTCAAGCGCTAAAGAAATAGTAGCTCGTTTGGAGAAGGCAAAGACTAAGGCAGTTAATCAGGAACAAGGGGATTATTGGGGGGTTCATTTTGAAGCCAATGCCAATTCTAATTATTCTAGTTATGCTATTTTTAAGGGAGTAGCAGCTAGAAGCGATAATTTATCGGATCAGAAATTTTTAGGCAATGGAGTTAATTTTCTTTCTCCCGACCCTAATGGCATCACAACGATGGATGTTGTTTTTAATAAATCTACAGGAACAATCAAGGACAATGCGGACTATTTGATCAGTTTGAGCGATGGGGGAAGCAATACGGTTAGTATCTATGTTAAAAAAGACGGTCTTATTAGCTTAGGCACCCCCGCCGTTTTGCAGTTACTGGGAGTCCCTGCGCAATCTTCGCCTTCGGATGGAGTAGTTTTGGGGATGGTGAGCACTCAAACATTATCATGGGCGAGCGTAAGTGGAGCCCAAAAGTATAGATTGCAAGTGGCCAATGATATTAATTTTAATTCCCTGTTCTATGATGGCACAATCGCTAACACTTCCTATCTGGTAACCGGTTTACAGCCGTATGTGACCTATTACTGGAGAGTAAACGCTTATAATCCAGCCAATGGAAGTTCTCTGTGGTCTGCTACAAGGACTTTTGCTACTACCACTACACCAACAGCTCCAAGGTCTTTTGCTATTGCGGCAGGAGATGCTCAAAATACTTTAACCTGGCTTATTCCTACAACCACTGGTGGTCCCGCTATTACAAATTATAAAATTCACTGGGGGACTACTACGGGCAGCTATCCTAATGTTATTAGTGTCGGGAATGTTACCAATTATATTCATACCGGGCTCACTAACGGAACTACTTATTATTATAAAATTGCGGCAGTAAACGCTTTAGGAGAAGGGACTTTAACATCTGAGGCCAGCGCTACTCCACAAGCGCTTCCTATTCCCGGAACGCCGGTATTAGCAACTATATATAATAATTATATAGGTTCGCCTTTTAGTATTTCTATTCCTTTTACAAGCCAGTTAACAATCACTGGATGCCAATATTCTATTGACGGCGGAACAACTTGGACTTCGGCCAATGTTTCGGGGGCTTTGCCTAATTTTAATTGCGCTATTCAAAATGTTACGGCTACAAATGGCGCGAGTCTATCGATTGGAATGAGAGCTACTACTAGCGGGGGAACTAGTACGCCTACTTATACCACAAAAACAGTAGACTCCATAGGTCCTACAGTTTCTGATAGTTGGACAAACAATTGGACGGCTACTTCTCCTGTTGTCGTAAATCTTACTTCTGTTGATAATCAATATTTAAACAATGCCCAATTTTCTGATATAAATTCTAGTTACAATCCTGGATGGGATACGAGTCTAAATTTAACTTATGCTCCTTCTACTGGATTTGCTTCTGGTTATAATGGGGGAGTTTCTTCGCCTGCGATAGGCTACCACGCTCATATAAATCCTACTGCTGGTATAGACGGAACCCCTTGTTTTGAATATATTGATAAGAATTGTACATATGGATTTTGCCATCGCTGGCTAGGGACATCCTATAGTTTAGGCACAGCGGCTAGTCGTAATTGGAGCGCGGGTACGCAAATCACGGTTACAATGGACGGTAAAGTTGATGCTACTGGAAAACCAGTTTCCTTTGGATTGTATTATACCAATCTAGGTGGTACTACTAGTTTTCTTAGCGGTCAACCACAGCAGACTTTCTCTGCTATTAATATATGGGAAACCAAGACTTACACTTTTACTCTTGTAGGCGATATAGATGTAAGCAAAGGAATTTCTTTATACATTTATGGGCAGTATGGTTCGGAAGGAACTTTATGGATAGATAATGTAAAATTATTTACCGCTGGTTCAGGGGTCGCTACTACTAAGTATTGTGTGGATACAGCTAATACTTGTGTACCAGCTTCAGGTACAATAGGGACCTCCACTTCTGTTACCTGTGGGGCAGGCACTGTCTGTACTCAGTATGTGCGTTATGCTTCTTGGGATAACATTGGCAACGCTGGAAATATTTATTCTAAACCAGTAAGACAAGATTCACAGTTGCCGACTAACCCTACTTTAACTGCTACTGGCGGAGCTTCACAGGTAGTTCTAAATTGGACGGCTGCTACAGATGCTGGTTCTGGCCTTAATACTACTACACCTTACAAGGTTGTCTTTGCTACAGGCGCTACTGCTCCTGCAAATTGTTCTTCTGGCACCGTAATTTATTCTGGTACTGCCATTACCTATACTCACACCGGATTAACCAATGGCA
- a CDS encoding type II secretion system F family protein has translation MDLLYELYKFDEPISMLFHYKAIDAQQNIKEGDYEAPDTSTVLGYISSQGMIPIAIKEIVKRKGLNISLGKEKISLKDKVFLMKYLSLMLQVGTDLFRAIDILITDSTEGPVRRFLLEVRGNLEKGKPFYTSFEAHPEYFSLVVTNLIKAGESSGQLSQTLAKISVDLEGESELVSKVKSALTYPIILIIGAAAVTIFMAMFILPKIGKVFENTTAKIPTYTRIVLGASNFLNQYAYICLPLFIIIPVGLFLYFSKTSKGKKAFGNFLDKIPVARHLQENLALQRFTSVLSSLIKSGMPIIRALEITAKATGYEKYTEALLNISRNISTKGLSIGDAFKQEGVFGGVLSNLIAVGEKAGHTGDILETLANFYKTEAESSLKMLVSFIEPVLLVFIGLIVGVLALSIIVPMYQLVGQF, from the coding sequence TTGGATTTACTTTATGAACTTTATAAATTTGATGAACCAATATCCATGCTTTTTCATTACAAAGCTATAGACGCTCAGCAGAACATTAAGGAGGGTGATTATGAGGCTCCAGACACTTCTACTGTTTTGGGCTACATTTCTTCGCAAGGAATGATTCCTATAGCAATAAAGGAGATTGTCAAAAGGAAGGGGCTTAATATTTCTTTGGGCAAAGAAAAAATTAGCCTTAAAGATAAGGTATTTTTGATGAAATACCTTTCTTTGATGTTACAGGTTGGTACAGATTTATTTAGAGCCATAGACATCTTAATTACCGATTCCACGGAAGGTCCAGTAAGGAGATTCCTTCTAGAAGTAAGGGGTAATTTGGAGAAGGGGAAACCCTTTTATACTAGTTTTGAGGCGCACCCCGAATACTTTAGCTTAGTGGTTACTAATTTAATTAAGGCGGGGGAATCTTCCGGCCAATTGAGCCAAACCCTGGCGAAAATCTCTGTAGATTTGGAAGGGGAATCTGAATTGGTATCCAAGGTAAAATCAGCCCTAACTTACCCTATTATCCTTATTATTGGCGCCGCGGCGGTCACAATTTTTATGGCCATGTTCATTTTGCCCAAAATAGGTAAAGTATTTGAAAACACCACGGCTAAAATTCCAACCTATACGAGAATTGTATTAGGGGCTTCCAACTTTTTAAATCAATACGCATATATTTGCTTACCCTTGTTTATTATAATTCCAGTTGGTCTCTTCTTATATTTTTCTAAAACCAGTAAAGGGAAAAAGGCTTTCGGTAACTTCTTAGATAAAATTCCTGTGGCTCGGCATTTGCAAGAAAATTTAGCTTTGCAAAGATTCACTTCCGTGCTTTCCAGTTTAATTAAATCTGGGATGCCAATCATTCGAGCATTAGAAATTACAGCCAAGGCTACTGGTTACGAAAAATATACCGAAGCTTTATTAAATATTAGCAGGAATATAAGCACCAAAGGCCTGTCTATAGGCGATGCTTTCAAGCAAGAAGGGGTTTTTGGTGGAGTCCTGTCTAATTTAATTGCCGTAGGCGAAAAGGCTGGGCATACTGGCGATATTCTAGAGACTTTAGCTAATTTCTATAAAACCGAAGCAGAATCATCTTTAAAAATGCTGGTTTCTTTTATAGAACCAGTTCTTTTGGTATTTATAGGATTGATTGTTGGCGTTCTGGCTTTGTCCATTATTGTTCCTATGTATCAATTGGTAGGACAGTTCTAG